The window atttttcatattgttcatgatttatacttgcattgaggatttcggcaatacaaactgctgggtatacATACAAGTTCATCAtccagaattaatgatgaaaccaaaattatgaaaagtttactccactgttaggcattataaccaagctgaagttagtaggcactgacaccagccattacgccagtagatgTTAACGGCCAAataggaaaatcgtcaaagtattgagagtactcgtacagaaaaaatattttactttatcctcggcatactttagtttagtcaatatcaagatgattaatgcttcaatagtttatatgagcattggtaactttggatacaataaagatcgtgtgatcaaaatcacgCGCGATATAAACCCCTTACATATgggccctaacctcttatcaacgcttttagaaacaatcttttcttattataatcgatcagtgtttattatctatttagatttactatagtcaggtactcttcacaaatttgctttaaaagaataaagtctattcatgatcacaaaacaaCAGTTCAACACATGTTTAGAATAtcgatgttcatgtattacgtagaagaaaacacaactaacgcagaatgatttttttttaaatcactttctCCAAGAAATGTGAATAAGAAGcattcatattcctacgttacctgccctcttagtctttttccataaagatatatacatgtatcattcttctattgacaattcattcaccaatgaatatttcttatatcattacaacaattattctttcatgattattgttcgttaattatcacacaatatcctcattgtgtatgaatttttctttatttgcgtcatttcccgccgtatgtcgacgagagaagtaacgtaactgttaacaatcaatttgtggcaatgtcagAGTGTTTgcgtgtgcttgctacggatatgaaaaactatatacagcgatttatttacaagttcggtgtttataacttcaaaatcagttgaacagagtgaaaaattaagtaatttcacAGTCATTTCCAACCAATTTCTTTTCATGTTtacgggtgggggggggggggtattttttatgggggtcatttttcctcatgtttaacatgaagaaaaataactcctgggtaaggggggggggtcattattctacgtataAAAATGActcccggtcattattctacgggggtcattattcttcattacaccggcaatCGCCGCGGAGAGCggacataatttaattttgtttgtaacaaTTATATATACCAGTATACCTTCTATAAcatgaaaagttaaaattattgatttactttaaattcacatgcaaaaaattcaaccccaaattgcacataacgTGCGGCTCATGTGTTAtaatcatatgggaagggatctcatcctttagttatgaaaattaaaatttttagatgtattactggaacttgcatgtggccttcatttttaattaaactggtacaaaacagtgtaatttaggggcaaacacttagTGCGGGttttactgtctaatgacagcatctagttattAAATGTTCACAGCATGTTTGGTTTTTAAAAGTATGAAACAGGAAAACGATATATAAAacgatatataaacaaaatatcacatTGCTCAGAATTTCATTTGTTGAAAGCTGTAGGTACACAGTCATTTGAgattaaacatatttatatatgctTTGTTacgttttctttcaaaaatatagACTCATAATAAAATGGCATAAATGTAGTGCAGTGTCTCTTCAAAGTAGACTAATCAATAGACAAATGTGTCAAGTATTTTGATATTGCACATATTACACTATTATATAACATTGGGGGTATATTTGAAAAATGGATTCTTTCAGAAAAATCTATTCTtgataacatatttttattttcattcaaaaatctccAATGTTTTTGACCCCTTTCATATACcaatttttgataaatacatatttacatgcaGTTTTTATATTAAAGCTGTACCACACAGGAATATTGAAAACATTCTTGGTATTTAATGAGCTTTTGATCATTTTCTTAGTATAGCAGAGCCAAGAATTAATTTCTTTCAACAACCATGCATGAGAGAAAAtcatcaacaaaatcaagaagtTTTTTTGCAAAGTCATTACCATTTATTGGTATAAAAAAACTCCACCCATGGTTTGTAGCCTTGAGTTAATTTCTGAATCCATGAATATTTAATAGATGCCATAAACTTAgaaatgttaaccatttttaaacaCCATTTTAGGTAATCAAGAGTAACAATTTCTCTCTTACGTTATCacaatttgattttcaaataaattcgAACAGGCTCTCACTAAGAGATAAAATGACATCTTGTTTTGGATTTGGAAGTGAAATAAACAAGTGGTTAAGTTTTGGACTAATCACATTTTTTACAACTGTGATGCGACCAATTGGAGTTAAAATTATTCTCCTCCATTGttgaaatagagaaaaaaactgTTGGTAATTGTTTGTTGAAATCTATTGACGTCATTTTATCTAAATCAACAGAAAACTCTATTCCAAGTAAATTAAAAGAAGTGGAGCACCAAGCAAGTTTCCAACGTGGATGGTGAAAAACttcattagaaatttttttagaacctatccatacaatttttgtttaagAGCTGTTTAGTTTCAAACCTTAAATGTGTGAACAAAATGTCTAAAGTATCAAGAGCAGCGAAACGTGACAATCGTGAACCATCTAAGATGAGTGAAGTGTCATCTTTATACTGAGAAATGTTATGGTCATTGCCACTGACAATTATACCTCTAAtatcaaagttttgttttatgaGAATAGCTAAAATTtctgcacatacatgtatcaagaatAAGTAAGGAGCTCCTGGGTCCCCCTGTCTACATCCTCTTTGGATTTTGAACTGTTTTGACAGGAAGCCACATTATAAAACATAAGCCTTAAAATCTTTGTTGAGAATTGTTATCCAATTTATAATACTATTTCCAAATCCAAAGTATTCTAGAGCGTTGTATATAAAGGACCATGAAACAGAATCGAAGGCTTTTTCAAAGTCAATAAGAACTTAGAGACCTggtatgttttcattttcagtgaacgacattaaatcaaaaacaatTCTAGTATTTACTCCAATATATCTTCTTTTAAGAAAGCCTGTTTGTGTATTAGATATAATATAATCTAGTGTAGACTTAATTCGATAACTAATACATCCTGATATAAGGTTATAGAGAACATTCAGAAGAGTGATGGGTCTCCAGTTTTTCAAATATTGTCTTGGTTTGTCACCTTTTGGTAAACGTGATATAATTCCAAATCTCTGGGAAATAGGAAgctcctttttaaaaaaaatcaagttgattgcatttaagatgaaaagatttAGATCCTTCCAAAAGAATTTTAAGAACTCAACAATAAAACCATCACTACTTGGTGATTtgttattctttatattttttagaacCTCAAGAACTTCTTTTTCAGAGATTTCAGCTTCTAACGAgctagatatacatgtatctgcttCTAACTTAAGAATTTCTACTTTAAGAATTTCTTCAAGGTTAATATTTATCTGATTCAGCACATTTTCATAGATTTTCTGACAAGATTCAATATGTTCGATTGCTTGTGTATAATTTCCCTTTCTTCAAGTTCTACTTTTATGATAGTTTTGTTCAGAGAAGTAGAGACtctaaattaagaaaatattttgttggtttttctccCTGCTCGATCCATCTTGCTCGAGATATTATGAATGGCCTTGAagtttatgttttcttaaaatttcaagacttTTTTGTTGTTCTATTACTTCAAAATTAATATGTTCTTGAGATTCTAAGTATGTTATTTCCCTTACTAGGGAGATTTTAATCTTACCCTTTCCTTTTCCTTTTCCTTGAGCTGAATATGAAATGGAAAGACTACGAAAGCCGACAAGGATCATTCGAGaatcgagattcaaaatacgatgttcgaaatacgagattcaagattcgaaattcaatattcaatatctaaattagccaatcaaatcaaggatctgaaaatatatATCCTAGCGACcacaaactgttctaaataaagatcattagtacatgctcttatatacaaattatataaatgttatgttcacttctccatagcttactaaataattatttgtatttatttttcctCAGAATATTTAAGTAGACTAGTAaaaatgcagtgtgcttcgcggatctaagtgattttgtttaaCCTGGCGCATTTctacctgatgcgtttgaaccctggggtatttcaccaccaataatagtttaaaccccgggtttattcaccccttttgtgtaaaatgcggttatggtagagaacttcataagcggagctaattttttctgtaggggggtcctaggtcaattttgaataattttctatgtatatttaataagctccaattttcccgaggagggggtccagatcccctgaccccctcctttctagatccgcacatgaagattagtatctatagtaaataatctaaatataaataatcagtccgatttcaacaataaatataagcattgctTATCGTTTTTGgcagttgatttttaatcaactctcctatgcagtcactctggcaaaccgaaactgaaacagtgtttgaacctaagcacaaatcatcaccgctgacaagatttagttcttgaaaataatccaTAAATTCAATGTGATGTATCTTAAGCATTGTgttttaagaaatttatttatgaacaccttgaaaatagtcagaagttaaatagtacgaacaatttagatatcttttgcagtcgtatgcattcatacgccagagttcaatatagtctccttcaaccatcggctgtcctcgtaaatctccgacaagcagagagtcattctatatttagaggtcgcatcatcaagctatcgcGTGACCTAGTGTACACATTCTCATGCTTGTGGGAGAGCTGATCAACTGgatgaacgagactagagtttagtattgcttggatccaaacaatttttggaatatttcgattacttatacatagtttgatggaatcaattttatctttaattattaCACAACACAATTCATACAGGGTTTCTTGAAATCGATCTTGTCGTATAAGTCCAAGAATCCATATCATAAAAATAGGCATAAGTCAAACACAGCTTATAAACATTTTGTCAAGCAAagtaacatatcgttgattttaaaatgaataataatcgaTATAATCAACTTCCGTCAGTActtgagtaaaaaaaaagtataaatacctaagaaatagtcagattttaaatagtacgaacaactTAGAAgtttttttgcagtcgtatgtattcctacgccagagttcaatatagtctcgttcaaccatcggctgtctccgtacatctccgacaaacagagagtcagtctatatttagaggtcgcatcatcaagctatcacgtgaccttgtatctcttacttgtcggagactaacggagacagccgagcatctggttgaacgagactatagttcattattggttggatccatacactttctgaaatatttggaataccgatacatagtttgatgaaatcaatttctttttttaaatattacacaacatgattcataagaggTTTTTTCGAAATTCTTGACGGAAAAGTCCGAGgatccatattataaaaatgtgcgttattcaaatagatattttaaactacttgccaagcaaaataacatatcgttgattttaagataaataataatcgataaaatcaactcccgtcagtactccagtactttgattatgtaTGTATACAGGCATatactagtactatgattataaactaatcattgagatattattacatcatacggaattattaaataatacaatttgttttccttttttgagtaaacaacttattaatGAGTCATACTTTtggcattgttttcaatatagaaggatacataCTCTCTACAACTAAAGGTAAGggtgatagggtgccaatttgttcacattgccgatttcttgtatagaaaacagtaaaacttttttaagaaatttgattgtacatgaatttttcaaaattaattgttgtattttgttataattcattcattgatatatcaacaagaaagaataaaaggtATAGACAGGCATATGtatcacagccaagttaagtttccttacccccccccccctccgcaccaaaattgacaataattacatataaatcatacaaatgtttactttgtatgtaagtaactctctaaagatgtaaataagcattgcaaagatgtgtgtacttaatatactactacattacacatagccagataaaatgtaatcagggtGGAGCTACAAGGGGCGAGTTGGTGCAAAGAACTAGGTACAGTTTCAATCATAGTTTGCCCTGTTTTAGAGTGATTTTAAAGATAtcacaagaaattgaaatgtaacgtttatttacaaaagaataCCCATAGATTAAGAATCTATATTTAGTTACCCGATTAGACTTCCTTAActttaattgtgacgtcacaaacagtGCATTTTCACGTAATTTTCATTAAACTGAGCAGAAGACACCGATTTCTTAGTagttttttaatagaaaaaatatgtcCGCAGCTGTCGCCCACAATGAAACTCGCATTATAACTTTATCATGTgatatcacataaaatatattgatttcattGTAGGCGACGACTAcggacacattttcctcttcaaaaaactatgagagaatgtgccatttttcatcatttttaccAAATCTTAGAGTATGCCAAAATTTTTAAGTCATAACTATTTattgaaacaagataaaagtgTTTAACTTGGTActttatatacacacatgtCCAAAATGGTACACCTGtatttttataagatttaaacaacttttgaattttagagcaaatattgaaagaaactgCACCTTCTTCTTTACCAATTtatcgccatacacacagaacgcCAAATAAAgtaactgtgagtggtgtggggaatgcataaaagatggcgtcaaattatctcaaataatcagtgcaaaaaccgaaaataggctgttatttgttacgtATCCTGcaaatacattgataaaaaatgttatcgtcacaAAACATAGGcaattaagttaatgtgtacatatggtcaacgtacatgttaTTCTAATATACAAGGAGGCGgccgtatcaggcggggatccagaaaaataaattccaaaaatgatcggttgaattatattaaatgctttgaaaattgttttaaactatcgcacgggtcaaaatgcatgatagaagctatgtacagtgtaattggaaactttcattttatatcaatatttagtattacctattataacaaataagaGTATAGCACagctgccacaagcaatacatgtcctttacagGCACCAatcccctccccatgaaaaaatgaaataattgtcgttttaaagagaaagagagagccgatgtaaatcacaggtgcgctaacaccgttaaaattaaagcttgctagttggtctgcccttcCCCAACTACCtcctcttttttcttttttaagaggctttattattgtctatatatgcttgaatcaaatcaaatcaatttcaaattctgaatcaaaattgaatttgacactacaaaactctctctctctctctatctctctctctctctctctcattacctagcatttccttttccgtgagggggtttggggtatttgtgatgtcttacattagctagctaAAACCACACTGAGTTttcattatttagattaaacaggTCTTTTTTTGCCAGCCGAtgtttacacagttggggcgaatacactacGGGTTAAAATGGATCACAAACAGgacaaacaaaatcacatagattcgcaaagcccacagtgttatcactaatttaattgtttatactgtgtggggttaatttaTCCATGTTAATTTAACcgttttataaccactatataagagctattaagacagtTATTTGttggaaagagcatgtacgaatgatctttatttagaacagtctgatgttgctaggatacagttTTAAgttccatgatttgattggttaatttagatattgaatctcaaATTTCGAATCTTGAACCTCGTAtgtcgaatctcgtattttgattctcaaatctcgaatgatccttctccgCTTTCGTAAAAGACCCCTTATTTCCATAAGAAGCACCTCTCGGAATATGCTGTCATCTATATCCTTACTGAAACATGTATGAATATCAGCATTATATGCATACTGGCGCTTTACTCTGTCAATAGTTTCCTTAACCTTATCAATGAAAACATGTCAGTCAGTAAATGAACTTTCTGATTCGGATAGGAGCATAAAAAGGTGAGACAACACACGTATGGcattttatttaatgattaGTAAATAACCAACACAAGgggataatatatatatatatatcaacttTCATAACGACAAAAATCTTTACACTTCAGGTAATTATCGCCCCTGTTACATGTAATGCTAAAAATGATATGAGATTTTAATGCattaatacataaaaatgttGGCGTCATATAAAACGataaatatctgacagaaatatAAGGTTGCATGCAAGGGATGGGGGGACAAACGCTGGTGTGCAAGCGGGTCTCGAGGTGCGATACGCATGCCTTTAAGTATCATTAATAAAACTTTGTGTTTATGCCAACCGTTTCAGCGATAAGTTTTGCTAGGAAGTCACTTGTCACATTTCCTAGTTTTTGGTGACCCTTGAAATGCTACGGTAGCTGAGTGACAGTGGCGAAAGGCGAGTCCTTAGCCTCtttaaaaaactgaaacatGTGGCTAAGGGAAGGAACAACCAAACAGAAAACCACCGGTCCTCCGGTTGCAGGGGGGTTTGACATGGGGTAAGCATATCCACCTCATAAAAACAGCACCCACAACATGTAAAAAGTCAGCACCTACAAAAACAGATGCCGCACTATGTGCAGAAATGCATAAACAGAATGAACAGATGAATAGGGGGAATGGGGGTTGGTAATTCTGACGAGAAAATTCTAATCGTTTACACTTTCTACTAAAGTCCGCTAAAGTGACGCTGAAACTTGTCACGTGTACTGACCCAAAAATGTCATTGTACAAAAAGCATTAGGAGTAACACCTTATGTGGAACCCCTAAAGGCACTTTACATACTAATACATTATATGAAAAGAAATATCATAaagtttacattaattttataatttaacaatGGTTCTGTAATCAAGAAAGTACGTAATTATCATAATTGGAGATTATCAAAGACAATCGTATAAAGAACATTTTTGAGTAAGAACCCTATCAGTAACGATTTGACAAAGAATTCGGAGGAAAATAAGTTTTGGAATATGCTATATATAAAGCGCTCAGCGTAAACGCTAAAagcttaatttttatttacaaaattctaatttgaaaatcattttttttcatgtagaaTATTCATAGATTCTCAGGTTCAAAGTATTCGGGTTGACATGAAAAGTCTCAATGGTTTGCTGGCGCAATACaataacaaattacaaatacgTTTTTTCTGTTTATACTGCTATAGTTACATTTCGCcctaaaatgtaaaattcacatcatatatgggggggggggggggttaatacTCGTAACGAAATTTAATGGGGGAAACGTTGAATCTTGATTAGTAAAGTGCCCACTTAACAAGAAGTGAACCAATTAGTTTATAAGCAGACTTGATGATTAAACACTTAAAACCAATTATCAGTTTGCTTTTCAATCACCCAATTAACTAATTTGAATTAATAcgatttatataatataaacgTTTATGATATTTAAGAGCATtgcaatatgaataaaatataggCACTTTTAAACCTCATgtgtttgatatttaaaatcaattgtcTATATTCTAAACGTCTAATATTGTATTAGTAAAAAGTTTACCCATGTATAGATATATGTTTATGTAATAAGTATGCCCCCTTCTAAGAAACAAAAGCATATTGCTTTACTGCTGTATGTCTGTGGGTCGGTCGGTCAACCAACAGTTTTCCTTCATTTCCTTCGCAGAGGTTCAATAGAGAAATTTAATACACAGATTTTCAGAGCTTCTAGCTGAATTTGGATTTTTGGTATGATTCAGCAATTTTCGACCGACTTATGTCCCGTGGACttgaaaaaattccaattatttgcagttttcatATATTTCCATCCAAAGATTGAACTTAATGAAATTTAACTAAAATGTTATGCAGATTTATCATAACAACACATGAAAACCTTATTCTAAAACCTTTTGGCTTAGACATGTCATACTTGATAGGTTGATGTATCTCGGATAGTACCGCCCGATCCGGTCAATGACCATCATTGATTTTAAGTTGAAAAGATCgatttcattttcatgtatACTGTCCTCATTGTATACTgtccaaaataaatgtttattaccCTTAGGcaataattcattttcaagaGAGGGgacataagtgttttacaattttttttttttttgttatttaaaattttaaagtggCTAACTACACATTGAAATAGATTCTCAAATCACTATAATTTGACTTCATTGTGTAAGAAAGAACGATGCATATGAAGTAAATCGGTCAAATATTCGAAAGTATGCATGtctggattttaaaaaaatatatgattaaattCAACATATTGAGTATATACAATACATATGTGTAAATGTCTCAGTACTTACACCAACGACAGAGTATATATTGTCTTTGTagtcagatataaaaaaaaaacatgttaaagCTTAATAATATAACATGTAATTTTACTTCAGTTTGTGAACAAAATGGCACATCTCGAGTTAAAGGATATATATCcgtaattttaaagaaatacttaTAATAACTAAAGAATTACTCTAACTTAAATGCAAACTATTTCAATTTCAAACATCTTGGGCATGACAAAATTAACGTCGTCTTTCATTTTTGCGTTTTCATAAAAAGAGATTCATAAAAATGCAAACACATAATATAGTTGCTTAACCCGTATAACTTTCCGTTTGTTGTACCAGATATAGTGTTTGCTGCTCTGTTGTGAATTTTTAAATGTCTACGTTCAAAGATACGATATGTACTTGTAAGCACAGAAAAAGAACCCTATTTTAGACAGTTCTGTAAATGTTGGAAGCGGCAATGGGCTGAAGTTGCTAATgagatatttaatatttatgtttaatttaaaatgtaacattctgtttcatttaacaatattcataaatatctGATACACTATGTTGCATGTATGTGCGGTATATTAGCAATATAGTTcagataaataaattcaatagtaatcgggatttttttttataaattaaaaattactaTGATATCGACAATTTAATAAACTCAGAGTTCCCGAAGTTAAAAGGCTTAATATTCCCaactgaaaaaaatgtgtgtaaaattttcaaatgttacCAGTAAACAGACAGTCATCTGTTTCTTAAATCACAAATTAAATTCATCCTTTATTGAAATATCATCACCACCACCTGCAGTTAGTTTTGTCTTCCATTTATGAATAACAGTTGGGACAACCTTTCTCTCAATTTTCTATTgttcgtatatatatatatatatatatatatatatatatatatatatatatatatatatatatatatatatatatatatatatatatatatatatatatatatatatatattcaaagcaAAGGAACACGGTCCTCTAAAAGATATAGAGGttggatcaggtgcctaggaggaatCAGCATCCTCTGATGACCGGTCACACCTGCCACACTCTTTGTCGAAATCCGGAAAAAACTTGGAAAAGTCCGTAGTCAAATAGGCGACTAATTTATGtttaacaattagtatgaaaaacttcagtcagcatgcgacccagtggaagattgtatttgcttaCAAGGtcattgtatcgaccatagagcTTACAAAAAGATGATTTCAAACGTGAGTGTTGATAGtcatgttttatcaacttgttcgTCTCTAGCTTGCCTCGCcctagaaactacatgtattcatgCCAAGAGCACgcccttgtgtatcgaattatttgagagacaaaaacaccatatgcagctaataaaggtatattgctacGTAAGTAAGGAAGTTGAAAAGTAAggaaaattgaagtcatcagGTTATCATCAAtatccatttccagtaaaatgtccagatatgaaacagatgacgcagactctgtgatagcttttatttcaagttcattgagatatataaaaaaaaaataaaaaaaaagcaaaacaaaaaaaatttaaaaaatcaaaaaatagccTAATTACAGTATATAATGCCGTCTCATTAACgattattctctctctctaacCTTTATTTTGGGTAGCATTCTGGCCGCGATATCGTataagaaaaaacaaaccagATGAACGCAGTTCACCATACCCGTTTACGCTCTAAGGAAAGCGAAAACTCTATCCGCGATTCGAAAATCGTCGCGAAGAAAGCGGAAATCGGATACACGCGGAAAATATATGATATACGGTATATCCAATAATTCGTATAAAGAGAAGCaacattttatttgttcttGGTTGTTTTGTAATTGGTTTATGTGTTCCTAAACATGCCcctaaaataaacttttatattatgattatgatatataattttgtgCTAGTTATTAATAATTATCTTATTTTAAAGTTGGACATATTCCTATCTTTAAAACgtcaaaacattgtaaacaaaatattgcaatAAAGATACTTATCTATAATTTTTACGCATCTGTAACAGTCATTCAACTAATAATTCGGAATCACTTACCCGTTGTGACAGCTGTGAGTGTTGTGAGATATATACAGCCTGTAGAAACATCACATGTATCATTGCTGCAATGACACCGTTCCTGACATTTATCTCCGTAGAACGGAAAAGGGCATTTGTCGGAACAATTGAGTCCAATGTATCCAGGCatacattcttaaattttaaatacaaagtaataaataaatcaaacttgTTGATAACAACTGCAATTTATATATTCgtttaaaaatgatttctgatatattttaaagtttaaataaaataacttaCTCTCGCATATGTTGTTCTTGGGATTCCTAAAGTAACCTATACAACACCCATTGATAGTGCTAAACTCAAAGAGAAAGAGaaatagagaaataaaaaagaagtgTAAAAAAGCACCTCGCCATtatctatagaaaaaaataataaaaagctATTGGCTTACTCATTGCATATTGACTGCGATACAACGACAATGTTgaatttggaaaaaataaatgataatatcaTCCAGCTACATGTGCATCTTGATTGGAAATACAAATCACTGACAAAAAACAACATCGTTTGCGTTTTCCTCGAATGCAATGTATTAATGAATACAGTCAGTTTGGAAAACCAGGAGTGTAATGAATGTGGTACTGAAGGTAAAACTTCCCTCTTCCTTTGTTGCCGATTTGAAAGAAAGAATAGTATTCGTCAAAACGGATGTTTTTTACTTTTCAGTTTTGTATGAATtagtcaaatccaataaaaggGGTTTGCGTCGGCATCTGGTTAAATAGTAA is drawn from Crassostrea angulata isolate pt1a10 chromosome 5, ASM2561291v2, whole genome shotgun sequence and contains these coding sequences:
- the LOC128183787 gene encoding multiple epidermal growth factor-like domains protein 10; the encoded protein is MLFFVSDLYFQSRCTCSWMILSFIFSKFNIVVVSQSICNDTINGCCIGYFRNPKNNICEKCMPGYIGLNCSDKCPFPFYGDKCQERCHCSNDTCDVSTGCIYLTTLTAVTTECMPGYTGLNCSTKCPYPTYGDKCQGYCDCSNDTCNVFLGCIEITTSAS